The segment GGGTAGGTCCCTTTTGACGATCTGTTCCTGCAGGGGGATGCCCGAGGTCAGGAAGAGGACCTTGCGGTCCTCCTCGAGACACCAATACAGGGCCGGCACCAGCAGCGCATGGGTCTTGCCCGTTCCGGTGGGGGCCTCGGCCAGCAGGACGCCCCCGTCGCCGGTTTCCAAGCAGTTCATGACCCTTTCGGCGAGGATCTCCTGCTGGGGCCGGTGCTCAAAACCGGTGAAACGCTGCGAGAGCAGGCCCTTTTCCGAAAATATGTCCTTCATGGAAGGTTTACTCAAGGGCAAGGCGCCTCCATCATGAGCAGGTGCGAGACCTGTGGATCATCCTGAAACCGCCGATCCACATGGCGGCCACGATCCAGGTGGCGGCCATAAAACCGCCGAGGCTGTTCGTCAGCAACAGGTAGTTGAACGCCCCGTGAGCGACAACGGGAACAAGGAGTATCCTGGAAAGGATGAAAGGGGGCCCGGTGGTCATCTTCTGCCGGGCCGCCTCGTAGCCCATCGCGAGGCCACAGAGGGCGTGGAGGGGGACCGAGAGCAGGGCCCTCCATCCCGCCACCGCCCAGGGGTTGATGGAACCCACCACGTAAAAGAGGTTCTCCATGGTGGCGAATCCAAGGGCCACGCTGGTCCCGTAGACTATGCCGTCGTAGCATTCGTCGCATTCGTTTGAAAGGATGTACCTTTTAAGCGCCATCCACTTGCAGTGCTCCTCGACGAGGGCCACCCCAAGGAAGGCGGTCAAAAGGGGTGAAAAGGCGAGGGGCCCGCTTATGATCTTCTCCACGAAACCAGCGGGGAAGACGAAGAGCATCCCCCGCAGGAAGGCCGAGAAGACCAGGGATAGCGGCTCCGGTTCGAGGTAGTCCTTGTTGTAGAACCACCACAGGAGCGCCAGGCCC is part of the Thermovirga sp. genome and harbors:
- a CDS encoding PrsW family intramembrane metalloprotease; the encoded protein is MEIGKGLVAAIAVAPGLALLWWFYNKDYLEPEPLSLVFSAFLRGMLFVFPAGFVEKIISGPLAFSPLLTAFLGVALVEEHCKWMALKRYILSNECDECYDGIVYGTSVALGFATMENLFYVVGSINPWAVAGWRALLSVPLHALCGLAMGYEAARQKMTTGPPFILSRILLVPVVAHGAFNYLLLTNSLGGFMAATWIVAAMWIGGFRMIHRSRTCS